ATCCCAACAACATCCCCATTGAATTCAGTTATGCCGTGCCCGAATACGACGTTCACTCCCATCCGATCATGATCGACTCCCATCCGACTCCGGCCGCACTGGAAGGCAGTAAGCCGCGTCCGGAAAGATGGCGCGACGCCGTTCCTTCGGATTCGGATCGCGGTATCTATCCCGGCGAGGCTGAAGCCGTGCGCGCCGCATTCACCAAGAAAACATAAATCCCGGGACATACCGGGGTATTTGAGGAAAATATGGATAAGCTTGTCATAGAAGGTGGCGTCCCGCTCAAGGGCGAGGTCCGCATCAGTGGTTCTAAGAACGCGGCCCTGCCCATTCTGCTCGCTTCGATTCTGGTCGAAGGCGAGGTGCGTCTCACCAATGTCCCGAATCTGCGCGACATCGCCACCACGCTGAAACTGCTCGAACTGCTCGGCTGCCGCGCCGAATTCAATGACGGCGACGTGCTGCTGCATTCGTGCGATTTGAAGCCCGAGGCGCCCTATGACCTGGTGCGCACCATGCGCGCCTCCGTGCTGTGCCTGGGGCCGCTTCTGGCGAGGCTCGGCCGGGCGCGGGTGGCCATGCCCGGCGGCTGCGCCATCGGTGCGCGGCCCGTGGATCTGCACCTCAAGGGGTTGGAGCAGATGGGTGCCGTCTTTGAACTCGAGAGCGGCGACATCGTCGGCACCTGCGACCGCCTCAAGGGGGCCCATATCCACCTTGATTTCCCTACCGTGGGCGGCACCGAGCACCTGATCATGGCCGCTGTGCTGGCTGAAGGCGAGACCGTGCTCGAGAACGCGGCCCGCGAGCCGGAAATCCAGGATCTGGCGGAATTTTTGAACACCTGCGGGGCGCGCATCACCGGCCACGGCACCAGCGTCGTGCATATCGAAGGCGTCGAATCCCTGCACGGCTGCTCCTATCCCGTCATGCCCGATCGCATCGAGGCCGGCACCTATCTGGTGGCCGCCGGGATGACAAAGGGCGACCTGACCCTGCGGGACTGCCCGGTGGATGCGCTTGACGCCGTCATCTCGAAATTGCGCGAAATGGGCATGATCATCGAGGGCGACCGCGATCTGCTGACGGCCAGCGTCGACGGCCCCCTGAATTGCGTCGATCTTTCGACCAGGCCCTATCCCGGCTTCCCCACGGACATGCAGGCTCAGATCATGGCGCTCATGTGCGTCAGCCGTGGCGCGGGCGTGATCACCGAAGGCATCTTCGAGAACCGCTTCATGCACGTGCAGGAGCTGGCCCGCCTTGGCGCGCACATCACCCTCTCGGGACAGAGCGCCATGGTGCGCGGGGTGGATTCACTGAAAGGCGCCACGGTCATGGCCTCGGACCTGCGCGCCAGCGCCTGCCTGGTCCTGGCCGGCCTGGCGGCAACGGGACGCACCGACGTGCGCCGCATCTATCACCTCGACCGGGGCTACGAACAGATGGAAGTGAAGCTGGCTTCCGTCGGCGCCAGGATCAGGCGCGAAAAGGAATAGGGTGTGGCCGCAAGGCCGCCGAAGGCCGGAATGAAAAAACCTCGCTGAAAGTCTCAGCGAGGTTTTTTTTGGGGCTGTTGCCGGAGCCCTGCCTGTCGGGAGAGAGGTACAGGCGGTCCGCAGCGTATGAATTCTCGTGACTGAAGCGGGGCCTGTACGGCCCGCCATCATTTCCTTGCCTTCACTCCTGCCCGGGGATTTTCCCGGCCGTCGCGTTTTCTGCGGGCCTGGGCGCATGGTTCGGGAACTGCAATTCGCGCTTCAGAAAACCTCGCACACGCAGGTACTCGGTGATGTTTCCTTCCCCGCGCAGGACCATCTCCCAACCCGGCCGCTCCATGACCACCAGGACCGGGATGCCCGTGTAGCCCTTCATCTTGAAATAGGCCCGGGCCGTGCGCACCGTCTGGCGCAGGTCTTCGGACAC
This window of the Desulfomicrobium macestii genome carries:
- the murA gene encoding UDP-N-acetylglucosamine 1-carboxyvinyltransferase, with protein sequence MDKLVIEGGVPLKGEVRISGSKNAALPILLASILVEGEVRLTNVPNLRDIATTLKLLELLGCRAEFNDGDVLLHSCDLKPEAPYDLVRTMRASVLCLGPLLARLGRARVAMPGGCAIGARPVDLHLKGLEQMGAVFELESGDIVGTCDRLKGAHIHLDFPTVGGTEHLIMAAVLAEGETVLENAAREPEIQDLAEFLNTCGARITGHGTSVVHIEGVESLHGCSYPVMPDRIEAGTYLVAAGMTKGDLTLRDCPVDALDAVISKLREMGMIIEGDRDLLTASVDGPLNCVDLSTRPYPGFPTDMQAQIMALMCVSRGAGVITEGIFENRFMHVQELARLGAHITLSGQSAMVRGVDSLKGATVMASDLRASACLVLAGLAATGRTDVRRIYHLDRGYEQMEVKLASVGARIRREKE